Genomic window (Jeotgalibacillus haloalkalitolerans):
TAACGCACAGCTGATTGGTGACTATATGAAGCTGACCTCAAAAGACAGAGTCTGTATTCCAGTGCCATTTTTCCACTGCTTCGGGTGTGTGCTTGGAACGCTTGCTGCCGTTACCCATGGATCAACGATGGTCTTACTGGAACAATTTGATCCACTTAAGGTGCTCAAAGCAGTGCAGGAAGAAAAATGTACTGCTCTGCATGGTGTGCCAACCATGTTTATTGCTGAACTGAATCACCCTGACTACCATACATTTGATACTTCATCACTGCGCACCGGAATTATGGCAGGGTCGCCATGCCCAATTGAAGTCATGAAAAAGGTAATTGGAGACATGGGAGCAGATGAAATTACCATCTGTTACGGCCAGACAGAGTCTTCGCCTGTGATCACCCAGACCAGACCCGATGATGCAATTGAAAAACGTGTAGCCACTGTCGGCAAGCCACATCCCGATGTGGAAGTGAAAATTATCGATCCGGTGTCCGGTCAGGAGGTTCAGACAGGTGAACCCGGTGAGTTATGTACACGGGGCTACCTGATAATGAAAGGCTACTATAAAAATGAAGAAGCCACTGATGCTGCAATTGATCATGAGGGCTGGCTGCATACAGGTGATATTGCTGTGATGGATGAAGACGGTTATATTGCGATTACAGGCCGCATTAAGGATATGATTATCAGAGGCGGCGAAAACATTTATCCAAGAGAGATTGAAGAATTTCTTTACCAGCATCCCGCGATTCAGGATGTACAGGTGGTCGGTGTCCCTGATGCAAGGTACGGGGAGGAGTTAATGGCCTGGATTATTTTAAAAGAAGGCGCAGCACTTACGGAAGAAGAGCTCAGACAATATTGCCGCGGTAAAATATCGCATCATAAAATTCCCAGATATATTGAATTTACTGATGCGTATCCAATGACAGCTTCAGGTAAAATTCAGAAATATGTCTTAAGGGAAATGTCGCTTGAAAAAGCCGGGGTGGAAACATCATAATGGGGAACTGGAGGATGGGACAAATTGTTTCATCCTCTTATTCGTTTCGCTGTACTTGGATTTATCGTTGAACTTAATAACAGGATTGTTTTGTACAAACCTCTTTTCCTCGTGCATTTCATGAAAAAAGACTATATGATATTTCTAACCATATATTTAATCAATATGATCTGATTGCAGGGAGGGATCCAGTTGGAAGAACTGGCGGAAGTTCAACATTTAATAGAAGAGTCAGGCTGGCTTGGTCCTGCACTGTTTATATTGCTTCATCTTGTCAGACCACTGCTGTTTTTACCAGTGATTCTGGTATGTGTAGCGGGTGGCCTGCTGTTTGGCTTTATAGAAGGCGCGATCCTTTCGTTTATTGGGCTCACATTAATGAGCTTTGTTTCATATGTATTGATCTATCGGTTTCCGACCTTCAAACAAAAGCTTTCAAGGCTGAAAGATAAAGTGCTGCCGGACCGTCATTTGTCGATGGGACAAATTATGGTGCTTCGTATTATGCCATTTGTTCACTTTCATCTGCTGTCATTTTACTTAATGGAAATGACGGATACACGGAAGGAATATATGATCTATTCAATGATTGGTGTGATTGCGCCTGCAGTGATTTACACTGCATTTGGGGGTGCGATTCATGAGCTGCCGTGGTATGGAACAGCCATTCTTTTTATTTTACTACTCCTGGTCTACAAAGTGATTGGTAAGATGCATAACGACAAAATGGATACGATCACCTGATCAGCAGCACATCACAAAGGGGTGTGCTGCTGAAGTCTTTTCATAAGTCCATACTGGTTGTTTATCAGAAGCTGCATAATGCCACACTGCAAGCGCAGCACCGCATGCGTCAATGGAGTGTGTCGTTTCTGCTACTTCGTCTGTAAGACCAGTCATCCCCTGCTCTTTTAGCCAGGTAAAGACTTTTGCTCTCATGACCGGGTCCTTTTTATAGTGAAGTGCAGGATCCGGATCACCCATCCGCAACCCGATCGCGGCCCCGGGGTGAACCTCTACAATTTTAATCTTCTGATTTAAGCTTTGCAACATTCTCGTCAGCTGAATGCCTCTCAGTGTAATATATACCATTCTGGTCATGGTAGGCGTCATAATGGAGCTGCCGTTTAAACCGCCTGCTTTTAAGACGCTTCTGAGTGCTTTATCATGAGGACGGTCACCGCCGCCATCCTGATAAGAAAGAGGTGCATCAATTCCGATGATAACTTCTGTTTCAGCTGAACAAGCCTGCACCAGATTCAGAATATCCTGATCTGAGGCATGCGTGATTGATTTTTTTAGGGTCAGACCATCGTTCTTCATATAAAAAGCTGTGGCCACTGTATCCTGGTAGTTAGCTGGACCTGATAAGTCTATTCCAATGATGATCATAGAGACTCTCCTCTGGCATGTATTTCTATTCATCATATCAGCTTCAGAAATTGCGGAACAATTTTTGTGGGCGAAGGGGCCGTCAGTGTTCAAATCATTTCCCTGATGAACCAATTAAACTGAACATATCGTATCAAACCCTGACATCGCCATGAATAAAAGTGCGCTCCCTCATAAGGACAAATGTCCTTTTTCGGCCCTGCTATGATTAGCAGTAAAGGCTAAATAAGACAATGCGGTAGAGATTCACTGTAAAAAGCAGTAAGATTGAAAAAGCACAGAGCTTTGCCACCCAAGGCAAAGCTCTTATTCTTGAAACAAGCAGGTGGACAGCATGAAAATCTGGTATTTAATTATTGCATTATTTCTTATATCTATTAACCTCAGACCGGCGATTACTTCAGTGGCGCCGCTTTTGGATACGATTCAGCAGGACCTGGGTATGAGTGGAACAACAGCGGGACTCCTGACCACGCTGCCTGTTCTGTGTATGGGGATTTTCGCTCCACTCGCCACTAAAATTAGCGAGCGGGTGGGGCTTGAACGCGGAATTTTTTATTCTCTCGTATTGATTACGATTGCCACTGCATTAAGAGGTTTTTTTGGTACGGTTCCTTTATTAATTGTCACAGCATTTTTAGCCGGTGTCGGTATTGGTGTGGCAGGTCCACTGGTGTCGGGCTTTATCAAACAGTATTTTCCAACGAAGCCGGGAGTAGTCGGTGTTTATACAGTTTCTATGGCGATTGGTGCAGGAAGTGCCACAGGTATATCAGCACCTATTTACGAATCAATCGGCAACTGGGAGCCGGCCCTCGCGATCTGGGCAGTGCTTGGTCTGGCTGCAATGATTGTGTGGATCAGATTCCCCGGGAAAAAACAGTCCGGCCTGCCTGAAAAAACACCATTGCCATGGACAAGTGGCAGAGCATGGCTGATTTTATTGTTTTTCGGATTAATGTCGAGTATTTTCTATTCTGTCACAGCATGGGGCGCTCCGATTATTCAGAGTATGGGGTATAACTCAGTTGTTGCAGGTTCAATGTTAACTGCATTCGTCTTAATTCAGATTCCTTCTTCTTTTATCATTCCAAGTCTTGTTGCCAGGTTTGGTTATGTATTTCCAACACTGCTTGGCTGCACAGTCATTGAGCTTTCAGGCGTGATCCTGCTGATTTCAGACGGACACCCGCTGATTGCCATGCTATTAATCGGACTTGGAGCAGGAGGTCTGTTTCCGCTGGCGCTGATGCTCCCAATTATCGAAACGAATTCTTATCAGAAAGCGAGCGCATGGGCGGCCATGTCACAGGGTGGCGGTTATGTCATTTCTGCACTCGGTCCGCTCGGAGTTGGTGCAGTATACGATGTCACAGGGAGCTATATTAACGCGCTTTATGGAATGACCGCGATCATCTGTATGATGGGCGTGCTTCAGGTCATGCTATGGGTAACAGCTGAAAGCACCAGGTTAAAGAAACAGCGTTGATTTTACTGAGAAAGCCTGTGTAGATTTAACGGAACAGGGGTAAGTGAAGGATAGAGGTGGTTGAATATGAGAGCATATACTGATATCCGTTCAGATGAAGAGCTGGATCATATGATGAATCAACCGTTAAGTGTTGTCTATATCTCAAGAAATGGCTGCAGTGTCTGTCATGCGCTCCTTCCAAAAATCCAGCAGGTAATGGAAACGTATCCCGGGGTTGAATTCGGTCACATTACTGCAGATGATTATGAAGAGGTTGCAGGGAAACTGTCGATTTTCACTGTGCCGGTTGTGCTGATCTTTTCTGAAGGAAAAGAGCTATTAAGAGATGCCCGTTTTATCCGGATTGATGAGTTCAGGGAATCATTAGATAAAATGACTGTTCTTCTCGAACGGTAAAAAGGCAGGCTGATATGCTTGCCTTTTTGCGATCTGTTTATTATCATTACTACATTATAATTATTATAAATAAGAGAAAAGGAAGTAATGGTCATGACAAAGGATACGAAGGCTGCGATACAGTTCAGCCATGTCAATTATCAATCAGGCGATACAAAAATATTACATGATATCACCGGCTGGTTCCCTAAGAACAGAATCACAACACTTGTAGGACCATCCGGAGCGGGTAAAACGACGCTTTTCAGACTATGTAACGGGCTTATTTCCCCGGACTCAGGTGAGATCTATATAGATGATCAGAAAATTTCGTCGTACAATCCGGTGGAACTCAGAAGAAAGGTAGGAATTGCGCTGCAAACTGCTGTCATGGTGCCGGGCACCGTGCGTAAAAATATGGCGCTGCCTTTTGAGCTTCAGGGAAAAGAACTGCCTGAGGAAACAGCGGAAGAGATGATCAAACTGGTCGGACTTGATAAAAGCTATCTTGACCGTGATGCAAAGGATCTATCGGGTGGACAGCGTCAGAAGGTTTCGATTGCCCGGACACTTGTAATGAAGCCTGAAATCCTGCTGCTGGATGAAATTACGTCATCACTTGACCGCGTATCACAGCAGGAAATCGAAGAATTAATCGTCAGAATCAATCACACCTATCAAACGACAATTATGTGGATAACACATAATCTGAAACAGGCACTATCCATCGGTGAATACACGTGGGTCATGATGGATGGAGAGCTTGTGGAAACAGGTGAAAGCAGTCTGCTGAAAGATCCGCAGAACAAGAGAGTTCAGACCTTTGTAAAGGGGGAAGCAGAATGAGTTTTCTATTACTTGGTTTATCCCTCATTTTCGTATTAATTCCCCTTCTTTTATCAAAGACACTGAACCTTGGACTTGAAAAGGATGCTGTCGTGGCGACAATCAGAGCGATCATTCAGCTCCTTGCAGTCGGTTATATTCTGCAGTTTGTGTTTGATGCTGAGAACTTTTTCTATATCTTTTTAATGGTTGTCTTAATTATTGGTGCAGCGGTTCAGAATGCACGTAAAAAAGGTGTTTCAATCAAAGGGATTACATGGAAGCTGATTGTCACGTTTGTCTTTATTGAAGTCTTGACGCAGGGCATTTTACTCGGCCTGAATATTACACCTGCGACTGCACAGTACATTATTCCAATCAGCGGCATGGTGATCGGAAATTCAATGGTCTTATCAATTCTGTTTTTAAACCGCTTTACTTCTGAAATTGAATCCAGGGAAAGTGAAACTGAACTGATTCTGTCATTAGGCGGAACACCGAAGCAGGCGATTCACCGCCCGCTGATCTCATCAATTCAGGCAAGCACCATCCCGACGATCGAAAGTCAGAAGACG
Coding sequences:
- a CDS encoding AMP-binding protein codes for the protein MSMLEKTVGKIVKEMAHSYGDVEAYVYPEHHIRRTYSEFDHETDELAKAFMGLGIEKGEHVAIWSDNKREWLLSQYATGKMGAVLVTVNTNYQQAELTYLLEQSDATTLILGEEFKGTSYIDIINAVCPGLASSKKGHLQQSKLPYLKRVIVMSDNEYPGIFTWSEFQQFAVAVSDQELAGRLDTLDPQDVINIQYTSGTTGFPKGVMLTHYNIVNNAQLIGDYMKLTSKDRVCIPVPFFHCFGCVLGTLAAVTHGSTMVLLEQFDPLKVLKAVQEEKCTALHGVPTMFIAELNHPDYHTFDTSSLRTGIMAGSPCPIEVMKKVIGDMGADEITICYGQTESSPVITQTRPDDAIEKRVATVGKPHPDVEVKIIDPVSGQEVQTGEPGELCTRGYLIMKGYYKNEEATDAAIDHEGWLHTGDIAVMDEDGYIAITGRIKDMIIRGGENIYPREIEEFLYQHPAIQDVQVVGVPDARYGEELMAWIILKEGAALTEEELRQYCRGKISHHKIPRYIEFTDAYPMTASGKIQKYVLREMSLEKAGVETS
- a CDS encoding TVP38/TMEM64 family protein: MEELAEVQHLIEESGWLGPALFILLHLVRPLLFLPVILVCVAGGLLFGFIEGAILSFIGLTLMSFVSYVLIYRFPTFKQKLSRLKDKVLPDRHLSMGQIMVLRIMPFVHFHLLSFYLMEMTDTRKEYMIYSMIGVIAPAVIYTAFGGAIHELPWYGTAILFILLLLVYKVIGKMHNDKMDTIT
- a CDS encoding DUF429 domain-containing protein, which produces MIIIGIDLSGPANYQDTVATAFYMKNDGLTLKKSITHASDQDILNLVQACSAETEVIIGIDAPLSYQDGGGDRPHDKALRSVLKAGGLNGSSIMTPTMTRMVYITLRGIQLTRMLQSLNQKIKIVEVHPGAAIGLRMGDPDPALHYKKDPVMRAKVFTWLKEQGMTGLTDEVAETTHSIDACGAALAVWHYAASDKQPVWTYEKTSAAHPFVMCC
- a CDS encoding MFS transporter, with amino-acid sequence MKIWYLIIALFLISINLRPAITSVAPLLDTIQQDLGMSGTTAGLLTTLPVLCMGIFAPLATKISERVGLERGIFYSLVLITIATALRGFFGTVPLLIVTAFLAGVGIGVAGPLVSGFIKQYFPTKPGVVGVYTVSMAIGAGSATGISAPIYESIGNWEPALAIWAVLGLAAMIVWIRFPGKKQSGLPEKTPLPWTSGRAWLILLFFGLMSSIFYSVTAWGAPIIQSMGYNSVVAGSMLTAFVLIQIPSSFIIPSLVARFGYVFPTLLGCTVIELSGVILLISDGHPLIAMLLIGLGAGGLFPLALMLPIIETNSYQKASAWAAMSQGGGYVISALGPLGVGAVYDVTGSYINALYGMTAIICMMGVLQVMLWVTAESTRLKKQR
- a CDS encoding thioredoxin family protein, with product MRAYTDIRSDEELDHMMNQPLSVVYISRNGCSVCHALLPKIQQVMETYPGVEFGHITADDYEEVAGKLSIFTVPVVLIFSEGKELLRDARFIRIDEFRESLDKMTVLLER
- a CDS encoding ABC transporter ATP-binding protein, with amino-acid sequence MTKDTKAAIQFSHVNYQSGDTKILHDITGWFPKNRITTLVGPSGAGKTTLFRLCNGLISPDSGEIYIDDQKISSYNPVELRRKVGIALQTAVMVPGTVRKNMALPFELQGKELPEETAEEMIKLVGLDKSYLDRDAKDLSGGQRQKVSIARTLVMKPEILLLDEITSSLDRVSQQEIEELIVRINHTYQTTIMWITHNLKQALSIGEYTWVMMDGELVETGESSLLKDPQNKRVQTFVKGEAE
- a CDS encoding ABC transporter permease; this encodes MSFLLLGLSLIFVLIPLLLSKTLNLGLEKDAVVATIRAIIQLLAVGYILQFVFDAENFFYIFLMVVLIIGAAVQNARKKGVSIKGITWKLIVTFVFIEVLTQGILLGLNITPATAQYIIPISGMVIGNSMVLSILFLNRFTSEIESRESETELILSLGGTPKQAIHRPLISSIQASTIPTIESQKTIGLVQLPGMMSGQIIAGADPLQAVMFQLLIIFLLLTTAVVTSAMLGFLSYPTLFNERMQLLKPQKK